From Chlamydiifrater volucris, one genomic window encodes:
- a CDS encoding polymorphic outer membrane protein middle domain-containing protein — protein sequence MRNSVCSTIIAASSLSMAMCSHAFSSPITFDNIYYVDDPFSVRETSSTITKTLKRDFFSNASFETIYPSLSFLKSNKDLVLQGNHHSFVSQEIPVGISSSKGITFKNFSKIEFSEINLKDKLLSSPNITFANNDAFCFQNIRSLTGTIAHLNTSDALTISGNKNVVLTNNSSTKTGSVGQGGTLNIAGNKNFCAKGNSAGYGGAFHYKTIDIRNNDAISFSSNRSTGTLQEKKALSQNSKETVLSQYGGGAFSSATNATISGNNSVTFDNNTTATNGGAIYGKNLNISNNKSVSFTNNIGLTSGGAIYVVSSGNCFISGDSGNVRFQNNYGSNRTRNSIRVSRNSVLTLQAKNRYEIFLGDPLEVKENSTVTLNPNNKISPNLGKIVFSSEGDDLSETDRTSTIDSPTIQNDGIVYVCNNAILAPLTFSQTGGWLIIGAAGTVTTLDKTETTPSSTKKNSVLNISKLGIDVSSILDNPVLGKGKSTDSVSIPQLIARSPTANEIQQRTQTSLSGEITISGPIYLTDADLLLYENNIRMASPIPEISLLQLGEGEKQQEQTTANGNINVSQVDLNTQPSHYGYQGVWHLAWDKSTLKGSWIPSGEYIVSPERSGAIIANSIWGNYAGIHSLLKVLHKNNYSSNGYPHNRTRWLHGASFFGVTNLFKPHPTNFKYKSAGGVARISSQSPQDVSCGIAVAKIRGNTVDENFSQKSKNDLLCGAALLEIIPWQNRYISIIKSSIAYGNSKERLESVFEYTLPSKESGNAEYRIHSLAGECFLYSPSIGYLPLPGIKLFPKIFPFVAVSAMGAKISGFKEQGSFPRNFSSLHHFLNISTPIGVQLHKIYSSPGHSLSCDANFSFSPDVYRKNPAVKGRLLFNNAVWEQEGEDLSWIGFEIDSSIKYKIQSWQMSANYSLHGRQSSMHHTANAGIQKIF from the coding sequence ATGAGAAATAGTGTTTGTTCCACGATTATTGCAGCTTCTTCCTTAAGCATGGCAATGTGTTCTCACGCTTTTTCTTCACCCATAACTTTTGATAATATCTACTACGTAGATGATCCCTTCTCTGTTAGAGAAACCTCTTCAACCATCACCAAGACTCTCAAAAGAGATTTTTTTTCAAATGCTTCCTTTGAAACTATTTATCCTTCACTATCTTTCCTAAAATCCAACAAAGATTTAGTTCTTCAAGGAAACCACCACAGTTTCGTTAGCCAAGAAATCCCAGTAGGAATTTCATCTTCGAAAGGGATCACTTTCAAAAATTTCTCAAAAATTGAATTTTCAGAAATTAACTTGAAAGACAAACTGCTATCAAGTCCTAATATAACTTTTGCCAATAATGATGCTTTTTGCTTTCAGAATATTCGTTCCTTGACTGGAACTATAGCCCATCTTAATACCTCCGATGCTCTGACAATCTCTGGAAACAAGAATGTAGTTTTAACTAACAACTCTTCAACAAAAACAGGTTCCGTAGGTCAAGGCGGAACGTTGAACATAGCTGGCAACAAAAATTTCTGTGCCAAGGGAAATAGTGCAGGCTACGGAGGAGCTTTTCACTACAAAACTATTGATATCAGAAATAACGACGCTATAAGTTTCTCTAGCAATAGATCCACAGGGACCCTTCAAGAAAAGAAAGCTCTCTCTCAAAACTCCAAAGAAACAGTACTATCTCAGTATGGAGGTGGGGCTTTTTCTTCAGCCACAAATGCTACTATATCAGGAAATAATTCTGTTACTTTTGACAATAATACAACAGCAACCAATGGTGGTGCTATTTATGGAAAGAACTTGAATATCAGCAACAACAAGTCCGTCTCTTTCACAAACAATATTGGACTGACAAGTGGTGGAGCCATATATGTAGTATCTAGCGGAAATTGTTTTATTTCCGGAGATAGTGGAAATGTTAGATTTCAAAATAATTATGGAAGCAACAGGACCAGAAATTCTATTAGAGTCTCAAGAAACTCTGTCCTAACCTTACAAGCCAAAAACCGCTATGAAATCTTTCTTGGAGACCCCCTAGAGGTCAAAGAAAATAGCACAGTAACGCTTAATCCAAACAATAAGATCTCTCCAAACTTAGGAAAAATAGTGTTTTCTTCCGAAGGGGATGATTTGTCAGAGACCGACAGAACCTCCACGATTGATAGTCCAACTATCCAAAACGATGGTATTGTATACGTGTGCAACAATGCTATCCTTGCTCCATTAACTTTTTCGCAAACAGGAGGATGGTTAATAATAGGCGCTGCAGGAACAGTGACAACCTTAGACAAAACAGAAACTACTCCTTCTTCAACTAAAAAAAATTCTGTGCTAAACATTTCTAAACTAGGTATTGATGTAAGCTCCATCCTAGATAACCCTGTACTCGGCAAAGGAAAATCCACTGATAGTGTGAGCATACCTCAACTAATCGCAAGGTCCCCAACAGCTAATGAAATTCAGCAAAGAACACAAACATCGCTATCCGGAGAGATCACAATCTCAGGCCCCATCTATTTGACCGATGCTGACTTGCTACTATACGAAAATAATATTCGAATGGCATCTCCTATACCGGAGATCTCACTGCTTCAATTGGGAGAAGGAGAAAAACAACAAGAACAAACCACAGCCAACGGAAATATCAACGTATCTCAGGTCGATTTAAACACCCAACCTTCTCATTACGGCTATCAAGGCGTCTGGCATCTTGCTTGGGATAAAAGCACTCTTAAAGGTTCTTGGATACCGAGTGGAGAGTACATAGTTTCTCCAGAAAGGTCTGGAGCTATCATTGCTAACTCTATTTGGGGAAACTATGCAGGAATACATTCCCTCCTAAAGGTGTTACATAAAAACAATTACTCCTCTAATGGGTATCCTCACAACAGGACAAGATGGCTTCATGGAGCGTCTTTCTTCGGAGTAACAAACCTTTTTAAACCCCACCCAACAAACTTCAAATACAAAAGTGCTGGAGGTGTGGCTAGAATCTCCTCTCAATCACCCCAAGACGTTTCTTGTGGAATCGCTGTGGCAAAAATACGTGGAAACACTGTAGATGAAAACTTCTCCCAAAAGAGCAAAAATGATCTCCTATGTGGAGCAGCTCTTTTGGAAATAATCCCATGGCAAAATCGGTATATTTCCATAATAAAATCCTCTATAGCTTACGGAAATAGTAAAGAACGTCTAGAAAGCGTATTTGAATATACACTTCCTTCCAAAGAGTCTGGAAATGCAGAGTATCGGATTCATTCATTAGCGGGAGAATGTTTTCTATACTCTCCGTCAATAGGCTATCTACCTCTTCCTGGGATAAAATTGTTTCCTAAAATATTTCCTTTTGTAGCGGTTTCAGCAATGGGAGCAAAGATATCAGGATTCAAAGAGCAGGGTAGCTTCCCAAGAAATTTTTCTTCTTTACATCACTTCCTGAACATCTCTACTCCTATTGGGGTGCAATTACATAAAATATACTCCTCCCCGGGACATTCCCTATCTTGCGATGCCAATTTCTCTTTTTCCCCAGATGTTTACAGAAAAAATCCCGCAGTAAAAGGTCGATTATTGTTTAACAATGCTGTCTGGGAACAAGAGGGAGAAGATTTATCCTGGATAGGTTTTGAAATAGATTCCTCTATAAAGTACAAAATCCAGTCCTGGCAAATGAGCGCTAATTACTCTCTGCATGGTCGACAATCTTCTATGCATCATACAGCGAATGCAGGCATTCAAAAGATATTTTAA
- a CDS encoding type II toxin-antitoxin system antitoxin SocA domain-containing protein, whose product MDSTFGEKITQLREDRGWRRDELAQKLGIEEEVLIGIEKGFLSVSDQELLRFAGVLEVDCDQLMDSEDLCFEQEDPVSEGEMRVSIPMNNIEKFREVLLYILDKVGEKANVGETVIYKLLYFIDFDFYEKYEEQLIGATYIKNNFGPTPSSDYETVINSMIENGEIIRSLESYYKKEQKRYIARRKPNLKCLSEREIALIDDVLARLSDKNATQMSEYSHGDIPWIVAEEMGIIDYESVFYRTPEYSVRNEEE is encoded by the coding sequence ATGGATAGTACCTTTGGGGAAAAAATCACACAATTGCGGGAAGATAGAGGCTGGCGCCGAGATGAATTGGCTCAGAAGCTAGGTATCGAAGAAGAAGTTCTCATTGGGATTGAGAAGGGGTTTCTTTCTGTCAGTGACCAGGAGCTTCTTCGTTTTGCCGGTGTCTTGGAGGTGGATTGCGATCAGCTGATGGATTCGGAGGATTTATGTTTTGAACAAGAAGATCCCGTGTCCGAGGGAGAGATGCGTGTCAGTATTCCGATGAACAATATTGAGAAGTTTCGAGAGGTTCTCCTTTATATCCTTGACAAGGTTGGCGAGAAAGCTAATGTGGGTGAGACGGTTATCTATAAGCTTTTGTATTTTATAGATTTTGATTTCTATGAAAAATACGAAGAACAGTTGATAGGAGCCACGTATATCAAAAATAATTTTGGTCCGACGCCCTCTTCCGACTATGAAACAGTCATCAATTCCATGATAGAAAATGGAGAGATCATTCGATCCCTAGAGAGTTATTACAAGAAGGAGCAGAAGAGATATATAGCTCGAAGAAAACCCAATCTTAAGTGCTTGTCTGAGAGGGAGATTGCATTAATTGACGATGTGTTAGCACGTCTTTCTGACAAAAATGCCACACAGATGAGTGAGTATTCACACGGAGATATTCCTTGGATAGTGGCCGAAGAGATGGGGATTATTGACTACGAAAGCGTTTTTTATCGAACGCCTGAATACAGCGTGCGCAATGAGGAAGAATAG
- a CDS encoding polymorphic outer membrane protein middle domain-containing protein: MKFKNKKFSIILLAGLLRISSEAQETPLGTETTEQAISSFDDLIDKTKKPQPTLTLKFSDNISAENKFFTAPENSEQSPEIITEKSVSLLVDGESGTSSPFPGIISTPTSLTLKGENHQFKISGFKLEDNKEKGVSLISSSTLLLSGFSSLEIDSSSLISKIDESAPKALNEETSAPTSFSFLVGSSVTISENGSVTFVGNSSNRIRQANGEALSFDIPSIIQAIPPKASASLPNPETDNPNNTPGKLVVSKNSNVMVKNNSSSTTGGAFAAITMDLSENRSLYFYNNSAKKSGGALAILSNSQTATQPPAPAPSPAPPPAAFLAETNPNAVSLSKNGNIFFYGNVATSGGAISTQNGCSITENRQVVFSSNLADTGGSAIHLAKGSNQTQPTESPQLLFKGNRGVIFSYNTCTGKGGAIFADAGTKISLFADAGDIIFFGNTFQGIENTPPKSEKKSGSGTCAIFLESGQNNSSAAIDTLCASASRTIAFFDSIKCDTSKSSQKSIPVSRETPEEELPEDSPDEPSEPAPPSSDSTQPIPLQMNKVSGETGDGAQVFAEQESYTGTILFSLGRPSYGSNMDGSNQIAEVKQPVTLGAGTLIIDRDTTFKCQSFTQEGKSTIRFGSGSKLETTGAEATEATGKTIAESLKNIEIDLDSFDHIPNSTTESYEKAISIILKPSGQQVASLNADSLKISCTSPQCFAAYNQFSFGTSITFPILKISSGSQGETEMQSLEDITPPGSITINPDTGYSGTLTFEWKGNGVEGKTGDNDKILNATWTPTGYNASANFRSPTFFDASWIGASAARTVSNATLSKIVCPSDKIFLSSSGEGLFSSLNLGKKDARSRYEGKGFEVNLSFGNLSSSSLEVRLARISGDTSNSHFGESMDTDSYVAGFSIQKTSPSKRIGEVFAEASIYYAFSQNNLYSTQSDLNPRKLEFESHSFISAITVSGPFLGTPITPHFFSATPFLKSEFALSKIPSCMEQENISNTLLSRSAIVNISDVIHVLTTLPETRLRKYSGASLYNLSVLTGISLKASPQRLKAPFSLAASVAFVGDPYRHYPSGTFIIPQNNVPVFVKGSSFSRCSCEVSSVIDIDFFKNLAVYADYKGRFASRNYFQSIKVGSSVHF, from the coding sequence ATGAAGTTTAAGAATAAAAAATTTTCTATCATCCTTTTGGCCGGCTTATTACGCATTTCCTCTGAAGCTCAAGAAACGCCTCTCGGAACAGAAACAACCGAACAAGCTATTTCTTCTTTTGATGATCTCATTGACAAGACAAAAAAACCTCAACCTACACTCACCTTGAAATTTAGCGATAACATAAGCGCTGAGAACAAATTTTTTACAGCACCTGAAAACTCAGAGCAATCGCCAGAAATAATTACAGAAAAGTCGGTCTCTTTATTGGTAGATGGAGAATCAGGGACCTCATCCCCCTTTCCAGGAATAATCTCAACTCCTACTTCTCTCACATTAAAGGGAGAAAATCATCAATTCAAAATTTCTGGTTTTAAGTTGGAAGATAACAAGGAGAAAGGGGTTAGTCTAATTTCCTCAAGCACTTTGCTCCTTTCCGGATTCTCCTCTCTAGAAATAGATTCTTCATCACTCATTTCTAAAATAGACGAATCAGCACCAAAAGCTTTGAATGAAGAAACATCTGCTCCGACCTCTTTTTCGTTCTTAGTGGGATCCAGTGTTACTATTTCTGAAAATGGTTCTGTTACTTTCGTCGGAAATTCCAGCAATCGAATACGTCAAGCAAATGGAGAAGCTCTTAGTTTTGATATCCCTTCCATTATTCAAGCTATTCCTCCGAAAGCTTCCGCTAGCTTGCCCAATCCAGAAACAGATAACCCCAACAATACTCCAGGAAAACTGGTCGTATCTAAAAACTCCAACGTAATGGTAAAAAATAATAGCTCATCTACGACGGGAGGAGCTTTCGCTGCCATTACCATGGACCTTAGCGAAAATAGATCTTTGTATTTTTACAATAATTCAGCCAAAAAATCTGGTGGAGCACTAGCGATATTATCTAACTCTCAAACCGCTACTCAACCTCCGGCACCAGCTCCCTCACCAGCTCCTCCACCTGCAGCTTTTCTAGCTGAGACAAATCCTAACGCTGTCTCCCTATCAAAGAATGGAAATATCTTTTTTTACGGAAATGTAGCTACATCTGGAGGAGCTATTAGCACTCAAAATGGTTGTTCTATAACTGAAAATAGGCAAGTAGTATTCAGTAGCAACTTAGCTGACACTGGAGGAAGTGCTATTCACCTAGCAAAAGGAAGCAACCAAACACAACCAACAGAATCTCCACAATTGCTCTTCAAGGGAAATAGGGGTGTGATTTTTTCCTATAACACCTGCACAGGCAAAGGTGGAGCTATTTTTGCCGATGCTGGCACTAAAATTTCCTTGTTTGCCGATGCTGGCGACATTATTTTCTTTGGAAATACCTTTCAGGGGATTGAAAACACTCCTCCAAAAAGTGAAAAAAAAAGTGGAAGCGGTACATGTGCTATTTTTCTAGAATCTGGACAAAATAACTCCTCCGCAGCTATTGATACTCTTTGCGCCTCTGCTTCAAGGACTATTGCATTCTTTGACTCTATCAAATGTGATACTTCCAAGTCCTCTCAAAAAAGTATACCTGTTAGCCGAGAAACACCTGAGGAAGAACTTCCTGAAGACTCACCTGATGAACCCTCAGAGCCTGCTCCTCCCTCATCAGACTCCACTCAACCTATCCCCCTCCAGATGAATAAGGTCTCAGGAGAAACTGGAGACGGTGCTCAAGTTTTTGCAGAGCAAGAAAGCTATACCGGAACAATTCTGTTTTCACTAGGCCGTCCTTCGTATGGTTCCAATATGGATGGTTCTAATCAGATTGCAGAGGTCAAACAACCTGTAACTCTCGGCGCAGGGACTCTAATTATCGACAGAGACACCACCTTCAAATGCCAGTCCTTCACGCAAGAGGGTAAAAGCACTATACGGTTCGGATCCGGATCTAAGCTAGAGACTACTGGAGCGGAAGCAACAGAAGCTACAGGAAAGACTATTGCAGAAAGCTTGAAAAACATCGAAATAGACTTGGACAGCTTTGATCATATTCCTAACTCTACTACAGAGTCTTACGAAAAAGCTATCTCTATCATCCTAAAGCCTTCCGGACAGCAAGTCGCATCCCTGAATGCCGACTCACTAAAAATTTCCTGTACTTCTCCCCAATGTTTTGCCGCCTATAACCAATTTAGCTTTGGAACTTCTATAACCTTTCCTATACTAAAAATTTCTTCTGGATCTCAAGGCGAAACAGAGATGCAGTCTTTGGAAGATATTACCCCCCCTGGATCTATAACTATCAACCCCGATACAGGGTATTCCGGAACTCTTACCTTCGAATGGAAAGGAAATGGTGTGGAAGGAAAAACTGGTGATAACGACAAGATATTAAACGCGACATGGACACCTACGGGATATAATGCATCAGCAAACTTCCGTAGTCCTACTTTCTTTGATGCTTCATGGATAGGAGCTTCCGCAGCAAGGACTGTTAGTAACGCCACACTATCTAAGATAGTTTGCCCATCAGATAAGATTTTCTTATCTTCTTCGGGGGAAGGACTTTTTTCCTCATTAAATCTTGGTAAAAAGGACGCTCGATCTCGGTACGAAGGGAAAGGCTTTGAAGTTAACTTATCCTTTGGCAACTTATCCTCGTCTTCTTTAGAGGTACGACTAGCTAGGATTTCAGGAGACACCTCTAATAGTCACTTTGGAGAAAGTATGGATACCGACTCTTATGTCGCAGGCTTTTCCATACAGAAAACCTCACCATCCAAAAGAATAGGCGAAGTTTTCGCAGAAGCATCCATCTACTACGCATTTTCTCAGAATAATCTGTACTCCACTCAGTCAGATCTTAATCCTAGAAAGCTTGAATTTGAAAGTCACTCATTTATATCAGCAATTACTGTTTCTGGTCCCTTCCTTGGCACTCCCATTACTCCGCATTTCTTCTCTGCAACGCCTTTCCTGAAAAGTGAGTTTGCTCTCTCAAAAATCCCCTCTTGCATGGAACAAGAAAACATCAGCAACACACTGTTATCACGATCAGCTATTGTCAATATTTCTGATGTCATTCATGTTTTGACAACTCTTCCAGAAACTCGTTTGAGAAAATACTCCGGGGCTTCTCTGTACAATCTCTCCGTACTGACAGGGATATCCCTAAAAGCTTCGCCTCAACGGCTAAAAGCTCCCTTCTCCCTAGCAGCTTCCGTAGCTTTTGTCGGAGATCCTTACAGACACTATCCTTCAGGAACCTTTATTATTCCTCAAAATAACGTTCCGGTCTTTGTTAAAGGAAGCAGTTTTTCGAGATGTTCTTGCGAAGTATCCTCTGTGATAGACATAGATTTCTTCAAAAACCTCGCTGTTTATGCGGATTATAAAGGTCGATTTGCTTCCAGAAATTACTTCCAATCCATCAAGGTAGGAAGTTCTGTCCATTTCTGA
- the rnhC gene encoding ribonuclease HIII encodes MSKNFSLVFDLSKQTALQQRLEEKGFVFSFPEHTIFQARGEAVCCTLYVSGKLVIQGKGAQDFVEFFLEPEILHTFGLTSSGNNAQDLTPRIGSDESGKGDFFGPLCIATVHAPSEEVLSKLYQTTVRDSKALKDAEIKKLAKEVKALCHYDVMVLYPETYNRLYGQFRNLNVLLAWAHASLIAKLAPNPLNNVFAIVDQFASSKSLLEGMLQKRSPIPLIQRTKAESDIVVAAASVLARDAFVSAIEKLENTYQVKLPKGAGALAKSAGTKIFHDKGIETLGKLAKSHFKTFTEIVSEGTSSDTSCFFNAP; translated from the coding sequence ATGAGTAAAAATTTTTCCCTCGTTTTTGATCTTTCTAAACAAACTGCCTTGCAGCAGCGACTGGAGGAAAAAGGATTTGTTTTCTCCTTTCCTGAGCATACCATTTTTCAAGCGAGAGGCGAAGCAGTTTGCTGTACATTGTACGTATCAGGGAAGCTCGTTATACAGGGAAAAGGGGCGCAGGATTTTGTAGAATTTTTCCTTGAACCAGAAATTTTACACACTTTTGGTTTGACCTCTTCTGGTAATAATGCTCAAGATTTGACACCACGGATAGGTTCCGATGAGTCTGGTAAAGGGGATTTTTTTGGTCCCCTCTGCATAGCTACTGTCCATGCTCCTAGTGAAGAGGTGTTATCGAAGCTTTATCAGACAACAGTTAGAGACTCTAAAGCCCTTAAGGATGCAGAAATTAAAAAGCTAGCCAAAGAAGTTAAAGCTTTGTGTCATTACGATGTGATGGTTTTGTATCCCGAAACGTACAATCGGTTGTATGGGCAGTTTCGGAATTTGAATGTTCTTTTAGCGTGGGCTCATGCCTCTTTGATTGCGAAGCTAGCTCCCAATCCATTGAACAATGTTTTTGCCATTGTTGACCAATTTGCATCATCAAAAAGTTTGCTCGAGGGAATGTTGCAAAAGCGATCGCCGATACCACTTATCCAAAGAACCAAAGCAGAGTCAGATATTGTTGTGGCTGCTGCTTCCGTTCTCGCTCGGGATGCTTTTGTCTCCGCTATTGAGAAGTTAGAAAATACTTATCAAGTAAAGTTACCTAAAGGTGCAGGTGCTTTGGCAAAAAGCGCTGGTACGAAGATTTTCCATGATAAAGGAATAGAGACTCTGGGTAAGCTTGCAAAATCTCATTTCAAGACCTTCACAGAGATAGTGTCTGAAGGAACCTCTTCAGACACTTCTTGTTTCTTTAATGCTCCTTGA